One Cenarchaeum symbiont of Oopsacas minuta DNA segment encodes these proteins:
- a CDS encoding FG-GAP repeat domain protein has product MYIVAIFALVLLSPLPFVSPFSYDVQSAHAQTHPPDPPTFDNSEQNTQTHIEPSLEILNLNIKSDNVGNVKYANTGNTITINFSANEILHYNATAVIHNKPATVSISDKTAIASITILETDPDGYANFTLTVSSRLGLTNISDIDLVDGDTTVFVDKHVPVITINGSPGIYLYENEQYNDLGAIVTDDDPLYVHTVSVDSSNVQNTVGTYTVEYTASADGAGNVPFTKTRKVFVQPLIQEQEFTAHRTDVDTIELRFPTGGGHPILGGDEPLLKSSITVDGLNVTSAYIPGQVKSVFIMDNDTDKLDFLSQHPRFGSGVSRIGDINGDGHEDLAIGVRTHSPATMILPHQSGGVAILHMNENATAILDSFILDENNPNFPILPNLRGLEPIISPLFGNSIEGIGDVNGDGFTDIAVGAPWVQTGPNLSDPTIRGAVYILFLGVNGTTVLGHTKIDVTTENGPEYPTNSAFGSTITNMGDLNNDGISDIAVAAYLLAHPSTPENATGSVFIIHLGKDGYPLKTIAYNETVIGANFPNIPIAFFNGIGYGLENMGDLNGDGYTDIMIGGYDDPTDNVTIPFFYIVHLGKGGESMLNITAIPFNHEDLPPYQDPNQLTRAIVKLNDVNGDGLTDVLLSDRSWQDVTAPNPNAILSALHIIALGENGTTIKGYYSITEPSIRDINVEPKGYEIPPVSSFGFTADSLGDVNSDGSEEIVVGAYEYRSGSLFDQIGTVHILSLADLHDDIPHVIVKTSGSETDTTLTPIIEIKDNGAELQTKYPITTPLSTRVVDRVPPILINSVTITNSSLNVTFSEPIQEDILFTPNNFKVSNTTGITFVTSVEKNGTDTILLGLSNLPDGDTPLVEVFNSALKDNNDNVIEYARANSSDGSGPHPLNAYWSDVSPVLDLAYVGVNFKGVLDIDRTVQPFPYFINDTVRTLVPNWHGIDNHTFFLIFNASEVNVNSSTSFLTFDPKEDLIDSLGNHAPQAWSLPIEQNIPPKILDAFTSKTNEIHLIFDKRMAVPSIDAFNLSDSLSVKSIAVDSNVVFITISTQLTNQTPTVTINGSVHNAEYFEAFGDTQFSTFPTQYVPVGTSIIASDRIRPIITSVDYIDRHTLDVQYSKTMNASTINVDDFIIDGEVITSADTTTDGMTTRLTFETSLSRSQILEMNGVIHDKVGIALLTQQIQIYDVTPAHVSSIKTFNDTSIIITLNEKLDVRSVLPENFDVQPFGVSGALISVLDVILTTSTPIPEDSTPVVSLTSAVTDIADNNLTAYSTTATDGIPPSISTLSIESSNSDPGFAKNGNQLVVTLTANEPISYTDASIIGLDAIGSNVNATTITATVTVLQNATSGNPIFIMNASDSAGNNITVTESNLTVTNIIVDTSPPNITLFGLDEISILVESAYTEDGSYLVDNDPNYATTVANISGTVNTTLVGVYNITYYALADSAGNIPANRTRTVTVYEPDPINVMALTITSNGNGNIHAREGQNVTVILTTDGTDLGNVTGAILSRAFTTVANTGDSATFTNLVESGDNGNATFSITVTNSSGNQITITQDDITDDSFVTTDTTNPVITLYGANNTVIIQNSTYIDPGAIAIDASYRTQNITGTGTIDTSTIGIYTLSYKTPDDLAGNVGPTITRIIDVQDHLSIALSDIHYKFGVSPVVGITDSVKYPILDGAFDIAIAQINGSTYALVVAFFDDGVQIIDITNPFDPSPVANITDSVEYPVLDGAYGIATAQINGSTYAATLTVNGTIGSVTLAEIESSTVTPSTTTNTVTIIKTVTSSDADTNNTSFTITVTNEDDTTSITFTNADLTGSPLVIDQTAPIITLTGDAAITIFQNDLYVEPGFSISDSGNPTYTGTVSATSIDTSILGVQNITYTGTADAAGNTPDAVNRTITIQAKPLDVTSLTIQSDNANNAYAKLGDQITATLTVNGTIGSVTLAEIESSTVTPSTTTNTVTIIKTVTSSDADTNNTSFTITVTNEDDTTSITFTNADLTGSPLVIDQTAPIITLTGDAAITIFQNDLYVEPGFSISDSGNPTYTGTVSATSIDTSILGVQNITYTGTADAAGNTPDAVNRTITIQAKPLDVTSLTIQSDNANNAYAKLGNQITATLTVNGTIGSVTLAEIESSTVTPSTTTNTVTIIKTVTSSDADTNNTSFTITVTNEDDTTSITFTNADLTGSPLVIDQTAPIITLTGDAAITIFQNDLYVEPGFSISDSGNPTYTGTVSATSIDTSILGVQNITYTGTADAAGNTPDAVNRTITIQAKPLDVTSLTIQSDNANNAYAKLGDQITATLTVNGTIENYTIDILQPRLDPSNITQSGNQLNFTYPIPEISIENYTTFNVTVTNFDGVNKSITQEDVTSGLPIFVDTVSPRISLTGSANHTIIVNTIDPVIPGAIVTDGDPNYSGTYNVTTNGTLDTSTIGSTVLYTYTADADGAGNLGENTTRIVTVVDVEPINITALTITSNGNDNIYAREGQNVIVELTTDGTDLGNVTGTILGRTFTNSTNGGSATFTGIVESGDNGNATFFITVTNSSRNQITITQDDITDDTYVTIDTIKPVITLINPNDNTIRLGATYVDPGATVVDASYDGNQTIYSNNSVNTNVAGNYTLSYTVSDLAGNTQNITRNVTVIDLSINITSLTINSDNDNSSYAKAGDTLTIHLSVNDTITSNTVDILLDQDISATVTNDTLTAFTTVPTSAVENNATFSINITNSLGVPRAITQDDLTSSNVFIDTIAPRITLSNPIPFIAQNDSIPDADAIALDGDPNYNYTIPTPIGSIDNTTIGVYFRTYTPNPDNAGNIGENATQRVVVTASNGTVYLNTSVINNSDQHFDRCSYDVFIRVIIFENILDHNNTLRICASIIELDLSNVDTISGENTIVPHEYNYELQVSSRITVHILKSTNMTSITDNTDSSNFTIAHSIDEYRDTTVQIGSDNARYTLTNSAIGITFENIPASYKPYIRHTTNGPYEEILGYYGDQITNGTEALAEINSNSTFNDALYQYNPSSKTGTVWTLHLSQVKTNSTSSGSDDKSSAPTIGKTSKGARLVTNGFQYNDLIVDAERYHTELPLLGTNVGEINTIKIKVYDGTGPEGIKRVEFALGVPDIGLYHSAEAFIEVWMEKDTLSVKEIIIEDDLNILENSDISATVSQTSCSGDQTQCLLLELQYSYREPPVYNTIAIKPVDRDNDAYQFYFNDGIHVDGDSINLPKEMQISTSHAINHIHTNGTLHLIQTDRAENMWIDQYGFQWKIIGNTIRQITMPEYIVPTDNKAGILHGPDRNHPDFELTKYAEQLRAQSTLAEMLGKSTILKPYPEHGGTIYFNATDRDGEAFKLLLELETERMEQIASLMYENDQ; this is encoded by the coding sequence ATGTACATCGTTGCCATATTTGCATTGGTGTTGTTATCGCCTCTACCATTTGTATCTCCGTTTTCATATGATGTACAATCTGCACATGCCCAAACACATCCTCCCGATCCACCTACTTTTGATAATTCGGAACAAAACACACAGACTCACATTGAACCATCATTAGAAATTTTAAATTTGAATATTAAAAGTGATAATGTGGGCAATGTAAAGTATGCAAATACTGGCAATACAATTACTATAAATTTCTCAGCAAATGAAATATTGCATTATAATGCTACTGCAGTAATACATAACAAACCTGCAACCGTCTCAATTTCAGACAAAACAGCAATTGCTAGCATAACCATACTGGAAACAGATCCTGATGGATATGCAAATTTTACTCTTACAGTATCAAGTAGATTGGGTCTAACAAACATATCTGATATTGACCTCGTGGATGGTGATACTACAGTATTTGTGGATAAACATGTGCCAGTCATAACGATCAACGGTTCTCCGGGAATATACCTATATGAAAATGAACAGTATAATGATCTAGGAGCTATTGTAACTGATGATGATCCTTTGTATGTACACACTGTATCTGTCGACTCTTCAAATGTTCAGAATACCGTTGGAACATACACAGTTGAATATACAGCATCTGCAGATGGTGCTGGAAATGTCCCATTTACCAAAACAAGAAAAGTGTTTGTCCAACCATTAATACAAGAACAAGAATTTACAGCACATCGAACTGATGTTGATACGATTGAGCTACGATTCCCTACTGGGGGGGGGCATCCTATTCTTGGTGGTGACGAGCCATTATTGAAATCTAGCATAACCGTAGATGGTCTAAATGTAACTTCTGCCTACATACCTGGACAAGTAAAATCTGTATTTATAATGGACAACGACACGGATAAATTAGATTTTCTATCTCAACACCCTCGTTTTGGTTCTGGTGTATCTAGGATTGGTGATATCAACGGAGATGGGCATGAAGACCTTGCAATTGGAGTAAGAACACATTCACCAGCTACAATGATACTTCCACATCAAAGTGGTGGAGTGGCAATATTACATATGAATGAAAATGCAACTGCTATACTAGATTCTTTTATACTTGATGAGAATAATCCAAACTTTCCAATACTACCTAATCTAAGAGGACTTGAACCCATAATCTCTCCATTATTTGGAAATTCAATAGAAGGAATTGGAGATGTAAATGGTGATGGCTTTACTGATATCGCTGTTGGTGCACCGTGGGTACAAACTGGTCCAAATTTATCTGATCCAACTATTCGTGGTGCAGTATACATACTCTTTTTGGGAGTAAATGGTACTACTGTACTAGGTCATACAAAGATAGATGTTACAACTGAAAACGGTCCAGAGTACCCTACTAACTCAGCATTTGGTTCTACAATTACAAACATGGGGGATCTAAACAATGATGGAATCTCAGATATTGCAGTTGCTGCATATTTACTAGCTCATCCTTCTACTCCTGAGAATGCAACTGGAAGTGTGTTTATCATACACCTTGGTAAAGATGGATATCCGTTAAAAACAATAGCTTATAACGAAACTGTAATCGGAGCCAATTTTCCAAATATTCCAATAGCTTTTTTTAATGGTATTGGATATGGTCTTGAAAACATGGGTGATCTAAACGGAGATGGATACACCGACATAATGATAGGTGGCTATGATGATCCAACGGATAATGTTACTATACCTTTTTTTTATATTGTACACCTTGGTAAAGGTGGAGAATCAATGCTCAATATTACTGCAATACCATTTAATCATGAAGATCTACCCCCATATCAAGACCCGAATCAGCTCACACGTGCTATAGTAAAATTAAATGATGTAAATGGTGATGGTCTTACAGATGTATTGTTATCCGATAGATCCTGGCAAGATGTAACTGCTCCAAATCCAAATGCGATACTCTCTGCCTTACACATAATAGCTCTCGGAGAAAATGGAACCACAATCAAGGGATATTATAGTATTACAGAACCTTCTATTCGAGATATAAATGTTGAACCAAAAGGTTACGAGATTCCGCCCGTATCTTCATTTGGCTTTACTGCAGATTCTCTAGGAGATGTAAATTCTGACGGTTCTGAAGAAATTGTCGTCGGCGCTTATGAATATCGTAGTGGTAGTCTCTTTGATCAAATTGGTACCGTACACATTTTGTCTCTTGCAGATCTACACGATGATATTCCACATGTAATAGTAAAGACAAGTGGTTCAGAAACGGACACAACACTCACTCCAATAATTGAAATAAAAGATAATGGAGCAGAATTACAAACAAAATATCCAATTACAACACCCCTGTCTACTAGGGTTGTAGATCGTGTACCTCCAATATTAATAAACAGTGTAACAATTACAAACTCTAGCCTGAATGTTACATTTTCAGAACCTATACAAGAGGATATTTTGTTTACGCCAAATAATTTCAAAGTATCAAATACTACGGGAATTACTTTTGTAACAAGTGTTGAAAAAAATGGCACAGATACGATATTGCTTGGTCTAAGCAATCTTCCAGATGGTGATACCCCACTTGTTGAAGTATTTAATTCTGCACTTAAAGACAATAACGATAATGTTATAGAATATGCTAGAGCAAATTCATCAGATGGATCTGGCCCTCATCCTTTAAACGCATATTGGTCTGATGTGAGTCCTGTACTAGATCTTGCATACGTGGGTGTAAACTTTAAAGGGGTTTTGGACATAGATCGCACTGTACAACCTTTTCCTTATTTCATAAACGACACAGTTCGTACACTCGTACCAAACTGGCATGGTATTGATAATCATACTTTTTTTCTAATTTTTAATGCTTCGGAGGTAAATGTGAATTCTTCAACTTCTTTTTTGACATTTGATCCAAAAGAAGATCTTATTGATTCTCTTGGCAATCATGCCCCACAAGCTTGGTCATTACCTATAGAACAAAACATACCTCCAAAAATACTAGACGCATTTACATCCAAAACCAATGAAATCCATTTAATATTCGACAAAAGAATGGCAGTCCCATCCATAGATGCCTTTAATTTATCCGACTCGTTGTCTGTAAAAAGCATAGCCGTAGATTCAAATGTTGTTTTTATTACTATATCAACACAACTAACTAATCAAACCCCCACAGTTACTATAAACGGTAGCGTGCATAATGCAGAGTACTTTGAAGCATTTGGTGACACACAGTTTTCAACATTTCCAACACAATATGTCCCAGTTGGAACTAGCATAATTGCATCAGATCGTATACGTCCAATAATTACATCAGTAGATTACATTGATCGACATACTTTGGATGTACAGTATAGCAAGACGATGAATGCATCTACTATAAACGTGGATGATTTTATAATAGATGGTGAAGTCATAACATCTGCAGACACAACAACAGACGGTATGACAACTAGGCTTACATTTGAAACTTCACTTTCTCGGTCTCAAATACTTGAAATGAATGGGGTTATTCATGATAAAGTGGGAATTGCGTTGCTAACACAACAAATTCAGATATACGATGTCACACCTGCACATGTATCTTCTATAAAAACATTCAACGATACATCAATAATAATCACATTAAACGAAAAACTTGATGTCCGTAGTGTTTTACCTGAAAATTTTGACGTACAACCATTCGGTGTATCTGGAGCATTGATTTCAGTCTTGGATGTAATTCTAACCACTAGTACACCAATACCAGAAGATTCTACGCCTGTTGTATCATTAACTAGTGCAGTAACTGATATTGCAGACAATAATCTTACTGCATATTCTACAACTGCAACAGATGGCATTCCTCCATCCATTTCTACACTCTCTATTGAATCTAGTAACAGTGATCCAGGATTTGCAAAAAATGGTAATCAACTTGTAGTAACATTAACTGCAAACGAACCTATATCATATACGGATGCAAGCATAATTGGTCTAGATGCAATAGGTTCTAATGTCAATGCAACTACTATTACCGCTACTGTAACCGTATTACAAAATGCTACAAGTGGTAATCCTATATTTATCATGAATGCATCAGATTCTGCAGGAAATAACATAACAGTGACAGAGTCAAATCTTACTGTGACAAATATCATAGTTGACACTAGTCCACCAAACATAACACTATTCGGTTTGGATGAAATATCAATACTCGTTGAAAGTGCATATACCGAAGATGGATCATATTTAGTAGATAATGATCCAAATTATGCTACAACAGTTGCAAACATATCTGGAACTGTAAATACTACACTAGTCGGAGTTTATAACATTACATATTATGCACTAGCTGATTCTGCAGGCAATATACCTGCAAATCGTACAAGAACCGTTACTGTATATGAACCTGATCCAATCAACGTTATGGCTCTAACTATAACAAGCAATGGCAACGGCAACATCCACGCAAGAGAAGGTCAAAATGTAACAGTCATATTAACCACAGATGGCACAGACCTTGGAAATGTCACAGGTGCCATACTCAGCAGAGCATTTACAACAGTTGCAAATACAGGTGACTCTGCTACATTTACCAATCTAGTTGAATCTGGTGACAATGGCAATGCCACATTCTCTATAACTGTAACAAACTCTAGTGGAAACCAAATTACCATAACACAAGATGATATTACTGATGATTCCTTTGTCACAACAGATACAACAAATCCTGTCATAACACTCTACGGTGCAAATAATACTGTCATAATACAAAATTCTACATATATAGACCCTGGAGCCATAGCTATTGATGCATCATACAGGACACAAAATATTACAGGTACTGGAACAATAGATACAAGTACAATAGGCATCTATACTCTATCATACAAGACACCTGATGACCTCGCTGGCAATGTTGGTCCTACCATAACAAGAATCATCGACGTACAAGATCATCTATCGATTGCGTTATCGGATATACATTACAAATTTGGGGTATCCCCAGTAGTTGGTATAACAGACAGTGTAAAGTATCCCATATTAGATGGAGCATTTGATATAGCCATCGCCCAAATAAACGGTTCCACCTATGCTCTAGTGGTAGCATTTTTTGATGATGGTGTTCAAATAATAGATATAACAAATCCTTTCGACCCGTCTCCAGTAGCAAATATAACAGACAGTGTAGAGTATCCAGTACTAGATGGTGCATATGGTATCGCCACCGCCCAAATAAATGGTTCCACCTATGCNGCAACTCTAACTGTAAATGGTACCATTGGATCTGTAACTCTAGCAGAGATTGAATCAAGCACTGTAACACCTAGTACTACAACTAACACTGTAACGATCATCAAAACAGTAACATCATCTGATGCTGATACAAACAATACCTCTTTTACCATTACAGTTACAAATGAAGATGATACAACCTCTATTACATTTACCAATGCAGACCTGACAGGCTCACCACTTGTGATAGATCAAACCGCTCCAATCATAACACTCACAGGTGATGCTGCAATCACTATATTCCAAAATGACCTATATGTAGAACCAGGCTTTAGCATATCTGATTCTGGAAATCCCACATACACTGGAACCGTATCTGCAACATCCATAGACACCTCGATACTTGGTGTACAAAATATAACATACACTGGAACAGCAGATGCAGCAGGAAATACTCCAGATGCTGTAAATAGAACCATCACAATCCAAGCAAAACCACTAGATGTTACCAGCCTGACAATTCAAAGTGACAATGCAAACAATGCATACGCCAAACTAGGTGATCAAATTACTGCAACTCTAACTGTAAATGGTACCATTGGATCTGTAACTCTAGCAGAGATTGAATCAAGCACTGTAACACCTAGTACTACAACTAACACTGTAACGATCATCAAAACAGTAACATCATCTGATGCTGATACAAACAATACCTCTTTTACCATTACAGTTACAAATGAAGATGATACAACCTCTATTACATTTACCAATGCAGACCTGACAGGCTCACCACTTGTGATAGATCAAACCGCTCCAATCATAACACTCACAGGTGATGCTGCAATCACTATATTCCAAAATGACCTATATGTAGAACCAGGCTTTAGCATATCTGATTCTGGAAATCCCACATACACTGGAACCGTATCTGCAACATCCATAGACACCTCGATACTTGGTGTACAAAATATAACATACACTGGAACAGCAGATGCAGCAGGAAATACTCCAGATGCTGTAAATAGAACCATCACAATCCAAGCAAAACCACTAGATGTTACCAGCCTGACAATTCAAAGTGACAATGCAAACAATGCATACGCCAAACTAGGTAATCAAATTACTGCAACTCTAACTGTAAATGGTACCATTGGATCTGTAACTCTAGCAGAGATTGAATCAAGCACTGTAACACCTAGTACTACAACTAACACTGTAACGATCATCAAAACAGTAACATCATCTGATGCTGATACAAACAATACCTCTTTTACCATTACAGTTACAAATGAAGATGATACAACCTCTATTACATTTACCAATGCAGACCTGACAGGCTCACCACTTGTGATAGATCAAACCGCTCCAATCATAACACTCACAGGTGATGCTGCAATCACTATATTCCAAAATGACCTATATGTAGAACCAGGCTTTAGCATATCTGATTCTGGAAATCCCACATACACTGGAACCGTATCTGCAACATCCATAGACACCTCGATACTTGGTGTACAAAATATAACATACACTGGAACAGCAGATGCAGCAGGTAATACTCCAGATGCTGTAAACAGAACCATCACAATCCAAGCAAAACCACTAGATGTTACCAGCCTGACAATTCAAAGTGACAATGCAAACAATGCATACGCCAAACTAGGTGATCAAATTACCGCAACTCTAACTGTAAATGGTACCATTGAAAACTATACTATAGATATCTTACAACCTAGACTAGATCCATCCAATATAACACAGAGTGGTAATCAATTAAACTTTACATATCCTATTCCAGAGATCTCTATCGAAAATTACACCACATTCAACGTCACAGTCACAAACTTTGATGGCGTAAACAAGTCTATTACACAAGAGGATGTCACATCTGGTCTCCCGATATTCGTTGATACAGTATCCCCTAGAATATCCCTAACTGGTTCTGCAAATCATACTATAATCGTAAATACCATAGACCCAGTTATTCCAGGTGCAATCGTAACTGATGGGGATCCAAACTACTCTGGCACTTATAATGTTACCACAAATGGCACACTTGACACAAGTACAATAGGCTCTACTGTTCTCTATACATACACTGCCGATGCAGATGGGGCAGGTAATCTAGGTGAAAATACAACCCGAATCGTTACCGTCGTAGATGTAGAGCCAATCAACATTACTGCGTTAACTATAACAAGCAATGGCAACGACAACATCTATGCAAGAGAAGGTCAAAATGTAATAGTTGAATTAACCACAGATGGTACAGACCTTGGAAATGTCACAGGTACCATACTCGGCAGAACATTTACTAATAGTACTAATGGCGGCTCTGCTACATTTACTGGCATAGTTGAATCTGGTGACAATGGCAATGCCACATTCTTCATAACTGTAACAAACTCTAGCAGAAACCAAATTACCATAACACAAGATGATATTACTGATGACACCTATGTCACAATAGATACGATAAAACCAGTCATAACACTCATCAATCCCAATGACAACACAATTAGATTGGGCGCCACATACGTAGATCCTGGAGCTACCGTAGTTGATGCATCATATGATGGTAATCAAACAATTTACAGCAATAATAGTGTAAACACAAACGTGGCAGGAAATTATACATTATCATACACAGTATCTGATCTAGCAGGCAACACTCAAAACATCACAAGAAACGTTACGGTTATAGATCTCTCAATAAACATCACCTCCTTGACCATTAACAGTGACAACGATAATTCCTCTTATGCCAAAGCAGGTGATACACTCACTATACATTTGAGTGTAAACGATACCATTACATCAAATACAGTTGATATACTGCTAGATCAAGACATATCTGCAACTGTAACTAATGACACTCTAACTGCATTCACAACCGTTCCAACTAGTGCAGTAGAAAATAATGCAACATTTAGTATAAATATTACAAACTCTCTAGGCGTACCACGTGCCATAACACAAGATGACCTAACTTCATCAAACGTATTTATTGACACTATTGCACCTCGTATTACTCTAAGCAACCCTATACCATTTATCGCACAAAACGATTCAATCCCTGATGCTGATGCAATTGCACTAGATGGTGATCCAAACTATAACTACACAATCCCCACACCAATAGGATCTATAGACAATACTACCATTGGTGTATATTTCAGAACATATACTCCAAACCCAGACAATGCAGGAAATATAGGCGAGAATGCAACTCAAAGAGTTGTCGTAACAGCATCAAATGGAACTGTATATCTAAACACGTCAGTAATAAATAACTCTGATCAACACTTTGATCGTTGTTCTTATGACGTTTTCATTAGAGTAATCATATTTGAAAATATACTCGATCACAATAACACACTTAGAATATGTGCATCCATCATAGAGCTAGATCTATCAAACGTTGATACTATTTCTGGAGAAAACACCATTGTACCACACGAATACAACTATGAACTACAAGTCTCATCAAGAATTACAGTACATATCTTAAAATCTACCAACATGACATCCATAACTGACAATACAGATTCAAGCAACTTTACAATAGCACATTCTATTGACGAGTATCGTGACACAACAGTACAAATTGGATCAGATAATGCAAGGTATACATTAACAAATAGCGCTATTGGAATTACATTTGAAAACATTCCTGCTAGCTATAAACCATACATTAGACATACTACAAATGGTCCATATGAAGAAATACTTGGTTATTATGGTGACCAAATAACAAATGGCACAGAAGCACTAGCAGAAATAAATTCCAATTCCACATTTAATGATGCATTGTATCAATACAACCCATCCTCAAAAACTGGCACCGTATGGACATTACACCTCTCACAGGTAAAAACAAACAGCACAAGTTCAGGCTCTGATGATAAAAGCAGTGCACCCACAATAGGCAAAACAAGCAAAGGTGCTAGACTTGTAACAAATGGTTTCCAATATAACGATCTCATCGTGGATGCTGAAAGATATCATACTGAACTTCCACTACTTGGCACAAACGTTGGAGAGATAAACACCATAAAGATCAAAGTCTATGATGGTACAGGTCCTGAAGGCATCAAACGCGTTGAATTTGCACTAGGCGTACCAGATATTGGACTCTATCATAGTGCAGAAGCATTTATCGAAGTATGGATGGAAAAAGATACACTCTCTGTTAAAGAGATCATCATCGAGGATGATCTAAATATACTAGAAAACTCTGATATATCTGCAACTGTATCTCAAACCTCGTGCTCTGGAGATCAAACCCAGTGCCTCTTGTTAGAGTTACAATATTCATACAGAGAGCCACCTGTATACAATACCATCGCCATAAAACCAGTAGACAGAGACAATGATGCATATCAATTCTACTTTAACGATGGAATTCACGTTGATGGTGACTCGATCAACCTACCAAAAGAGATGCAAATAAGCACATCGCATGCCATAAATCACATACACACGAATGGTACCTTGCATCTGATACAAACTGATAGGGCAGAAAATATGTGGATAGACCAGTATGGCTTCCAATGGAAGATCATCGGCAACACAATTCGACAGATTACAATGCCAGAGTATATCGTACCGACAGATAACAAAGCTGGCATACTGCACGGTCCTGATAGAAACCATCCTGACTTTGAGCTGACAAAGTATGCTGAACAGTTGCGAGCCCAGTCTACACTTGCAGAGATGCTTGGCAAATCCACCATCTTAAAGCCATATCCAGAGCATGGTGGAACTATCTACTTTAATGCCACTGATAGAGATGGTGAAGCGTTTAAACTCTTGTTAGAGTTGGAGACAGAGCGCATGGAGCAGATAGCAAGTCTCATGTATGAAAATGATCAGTAA
- a CDS encoding HEAT repeat-containing PBS lyase → MYTVPKKRMDMFSEMETMYEKRDTNYFIKLLTHDDYVIRTRATCILVDFGGSDKVSHIAKVLKDDPNELVRHEAAFSLGQMCFTSGIAPLAESIRHDSSMFVRHEAAIALGVIGSKDAKNILKEALNDPDKPVIDSAIVALSNIEFMTTIGSNEKFAKLTGG, encoded by the coding sequence ATGTATACAGTTCCAAAGAAACGTATGGATATGTTTTCAGAGATGGAAACAATGTATGAAAAACGTGATACAAATTACTTTATCAAATTGCTTACGCATGATGATTATGTAATACGAACTCGTGCCACTTGTATACTAGTGGATTTTGGTGGTTCCGACAAGGTTTCACATATTGCAAAAGTTCTCAAAGACGATCCAAACGAACTAGTAAGACATGAAGCTGCATTTTCACTTGGACAAATGTGTTTTACTTCAGGAATCGCGCCACTTGCAGAATCAATACGTCATGATTCTAGTATGTTTGTTCGACACGAAGCTGCAATCGCCCTTGGTGTAATAGGTTCAAAAGATGCAAAAAACATACTCAAAGAGGCGCTCAACGATCCTGACAAACCTGTGATAGATTCTGCAATAGTTGCATTATCAAATATTGAATTTATGACAACTATAGGATCAAACGAAAAATTTGCAAAGCTTACTGGCGGCTAA